From Pieris rapae chromosome 3, ilPieRapa1.1, whole genome shotgun sequence, a single genomic window includes:
- the LOC110993224 gene encoding ubiquitin recognition factor in ER-associated degradation protein 1 isoform X2: MFGFNMFHEIGRSFNMTYRCYSVSMLPGNERQDVERGGKIIMPPSALEQLTRLNIEYPMIFKLTNKKTKRITHCGVLEFVADEGRAYLPHWMMTNLVLEEGSLLQIESVSLPVATFSKFQPLSEDFLDISNPKAVLENCLRNFSCLTTGDVIAIKYNSKVYELCVLETKPGSAVIIIECDMNVEFAPPVGYREEEHISRNDGNADTAMEEDSQVMMPEPSGFVAFKGEGNRLDGKKKKLTSESDSEPQASGSRPMPFVRGIPDYDYVIGTLKFIRNSRPSNSKEEAPAEPFQAFKGEGFTLRTAKSKN; the protein is encoded by the exons atg TTTGGATTCAATATGTTTCACGAAATAGGAAGGTCTTTTAATATGACCTACCGATGTTACTCCGTCTCCATGTTACCAGGGAATGAGAGGCAAGACGTAGAAAGGGGAGGAAAAA ttataatgcCTCCATCAGCATTAGAACAATTAACTCGTCTTAATATTGAGTACCCAATGATTTTTAAGTTGAcaaataaaaagacaaaaaggATCACACATTGTGGTGTATTAGAGTTTGTTGCAGATGAAGGGAGAGCCTATCTACCTCATTGG ATGATGACAAATTTAGTACTAGAAGAAGGTTCATTATTACAAATAGAAAGTGTATCTCTACCTGTGGctacattttcaaaatttcaaccCTTGTCTGAAGATTTCCTTGATATATCAAATCCAAAAGCAg tCCTTGAAAACTGCTTGAGGAACTTCTCATGTCTAACAACAGGTGATGTGATTGCAATCAAGTACAATTCAAAGGTTTATGAGCTCTGTGTCTTGGAAACTAAGCCTGGTAGCGCTGTTATTATTATCGAATGTGATATGAat GTTGAATTTGCACCTCCAGTTGGCTATAGGGAAGAGGAACATATTTCAAGAAATGATGGTAATGCTGACACAGCAATGGAGGAAGATAGTCAAGTTATGATGCCAGAACCAAGTGGCTTTGTAGCTTTTAAGGGTGAAGGCAATAGATTAGATGGCAAGAAAAAGAAGTTAACCAGTGAGAGTGATTCAGAGCCTCAGGCATCAGGTTCAAGACCAATG CCATTTGTACGTGGTATACCAGATTATGACTATGTGATTGGAACTTTAAAATTCATACGAAATTCACGACCATCAAATTCAAAGGAAGAAGCGCCCGCAGAACCATTCCAAGCATTTAAAGGAGAAGGCTTTACATTAAGAACAgctaaatctaaaaattaa
- the LOC110993224 gene encoding ubiquitin fusion degradation protein 1 homolog isoform X1: MFQFGFNMFHEIGRSFNMTYRCYSVSMLPGNERQDVERGGKIIMPPSALEQLTRLNIEYPMIFKLTNKKTKRITHCGVLEFVADEGRAYLPHWMMTNLVLEEGSLLQIESVSLPVATFSKFQPLSEDFLDISNPKAVLENCLRNFSCLTTGDVIAIKYNSKVYELCVLETKPGSAVIIIECDMNVEFAPPVGYREEEHISRNDGNADTAMEEDSQVMMPEPSGFVAFKGEGNRLDGKKKKLTSESDSEPQASGSRPMPFVRGIPDYDYVIGTLKFIRNSRPSNSKEEAPAEPFQAFKGEGFTLRTAKSKN; this comes from the exons atg tttcagTTTGGATTCAATATGTTTCACGAAATAGGAAGGTCTTTTAATATGACCTACCGATGTTACTCCGTCTCCATGTTACCAGGGAATGAGAGGCAAGACGTAGAAAGGGGAGGAAAAA ttataatgcCTCCATCAGCATTAGAACAATTAACTCGTCTTAATATTGAGTACCCAATGATTTTTAAGTTGAcaaataaaaagacaaaaaggATCACACATTGTGGTGTATTAGAGTTTGTTGCAGATGAAGGGAGAGCCTATCTACCTCATTGG ATGATGACAAATTTAGTACTAGAAGAAGGTTCATTATTACAAATAGAAAGTGTATCTCTACCTGTGGctacattttcaaaatttcaaccCTTGTCTGAAGATTTCCTTGATATATCAAATCCAAAAGCAg tCCTTGAAAACTGCTTGAGGAACTTCTCATGTCTAACAACAGGTGATGTGATTGCAATCAAGTACAATTCAAAGGTTTATGAGCTCTGTGTCTTGGAAACTAAGCCTGGTAGCGCTGTTATTATTATCGAATGTGATATGAat GTTGAATTTGCACCTCCAGTTGGCTATAGGGAAGAGGAACATATTTCAAGAAATGATGGTAATGCTGACACAGCAATGGAGGAAGATAGTCAAGTTATGATGCCAGAACCAAGTGGCTTTGTAGCTTTTAAGGGTGAAGGCAATAGATTAGATGGCAAGAAAAAGAAGTTAACCAGTGAGAGTGATTCAGAGCCTCAGGCATCAGGTTCAAGACCAATG CCATTTGTACGTGGTATACCAGATTATGACTATGTGATTGGAACTTTAAAATTCATACGAAATTCACGACCATCAAATTCAAAGGAAGAAGCGCCCGCAGAACCATTCCAAGCATTTAAAGGAGAAGGCTTTACATTAAGAACAgctaaatctaaaaattaa
- the LOC110993225 gene encoding actin-related protein 2/3 complex subunit 4, which produces MSATLKPYLTAVRHTLTSAMCLDHFSSQVVERYNKPEVEVGTSKELLLNPVIISRNANEKVLIESSINSIRISIMIKQADEIEKILCKKFMRFMMMRAENFIVLRRKPVDGYHISFLITNFHTEQMYKHKLVDFVIYFMEEIDKEISEMKLAVNARARICSEEFLKRF; this is translated from the coding sequence atgtcGGCCACATTAAAACCGTATTTAACGGCAGTTCGTCACACGCTTACATCGGCTATGTGTTTGGATCATTTTTCATCACAAGTCGTAGAAAGGTACAATAAACCCGAAGTTGAAGTGGGTACAAGTAAAGAATTGTTACTGAACCCAGTAATTATTTCTCGAAATGCCAATGAAAAAGTGCTTATTGAGTCATCAATAAATTCTATTAGAATCAGTATAATGATCAAGCAAGCAGATGAAATAGAAAAGATACTATGTAAAAAGTTTATGCGTTTTATGATGATGAGAGCGGAAAACTTTATCGTGTTACGGCGGAAACCGGTGGACGGATATCATATCAGCTTCCTTATAACAAATTTCCACACTGAACAaatgtataaacataaattggtagattttgtaatatattttatggaaGAAATTGATAAAGAGATAAGTGAAATGAAACTTGCTGTAAACGCCCGTGCCCGAATTTGTTCTGAAGAATTTTTGAAGCGATTCTAA
- the LOC110993171 gene encoding ras-related protein Rab-35, translating to MAREFDHLFKLLIIGDSGVGKSCLLLRFADNTFSGSYITTIGVDFKIRTLEINGERVKLQIWDTAGQERFRTITSTYYRGTHGVIVVYDVTNGESFANVKRWLHEIEQNCDVVNKVLVGNKNDCPSRKVVVTEDAQRFANQMNIPLFETSAKENINVEEMFLTITKMVLRSKLEMKERQNVSPNDVVNIRKNHSKGRKKCCQ from the exons ATGGCTCGCGAGTTTGATCATCTCTTCAAATTGCTCATTATCGGTGACAGTG GTGTGGGTAAGAGCTGCCTCCTCCTGCGTTTCGCTGACAATACGTTCTCTGGCAGTTATATTACAACTATTGGTGTTGACTTTAAAATAAGAACTTTAGAAATAAATGGTGAACGTGTGAAACTACAAATTTGGGATACTGCAGGCCAAGAAAGATTCAGGACAATAACAAGCACATACTACAGAGGGACTCATGGTGTCATTGTTGTTTATGATGTTACTAATGGAGAGTCCTTTGCCAATGTAAAGAGATGGCTTCATGAGATCGAACAAAATTGCGATGTCGTTAATAAAGTTCTTg TTGGCAACAAGAATGATTGTCCATCAAGAAAAGTTGTAGTTACAGAAGATGCCCAAAGGTTTGCAAATCAAATGAATATACCATTATTTGAGACTAGTGCAAAGGAAAACATAAATGTGGAAGAAATGTTTTTGACAATCACAAAAATG GTACTCAGATCAAAATTGGAAATGAAAGAGAGGCAAAATGTATCACCAAATGATGTAGTAAATATTAGAAAGAATCATAGCAAAGGTAGAAAGAAATGTTGTCAGTAA
- the LOC110993172 gene encoding cytochrome b-c1 complex subunit 9: MSLWATINRAVFKRTSTFALVVVGGSFFFERTFEIASVSIFESINKGKLWKDIKHKYEE; the protein is encoded by the exons ATGTCTTTGTGGGCGACTATTAACCGTGCGGTTTTCAAGAGAACTTCAACATTTGCATTAGTCGTCGTGGGTGGTTCGTTCTTCTTCGAAAGGACTTTTGAAATCGCCTCCGTTTCTATATTTGAGAGCATCAATAAGGGA aaaTTATGGAAAGACATCAAGCACAAATATGAGGAATAG